In Methanofollis sp., a single window of DNA contains:
- a CDS encoding ZPR1 zinc finger domain-containing protein: MRNVLHAPCPICKQEIEYIYQTEEIPYFSEILIESAVCPCGWRMADTFILRNGQPERSEIRISGEDDLSVRVVRSSTGTIEVPELGITVNPGPASEGFITNVEGVLDRIEDALDIALKTADTEERDRALSIKAQIEAVKRGEESITLVIDDPSGNSAIIRNPKDAGAARDEEQAGQTSP; the protein is encoded by the coding sequence GTGCGGAACGTCCTGCATGCGCCCTGTCCGATCTGCAAACAGGAGATCGAGTATATCTACCAGACGGAAGAAATCCCATATTTTTCCGAGATCCTCATTGAGAGCGCAGTCTGTCCCTGCGGTTGGCGGATGGCCGACACCTTCATCCTCCGGAACGGTCAGCCCGAAAGAAGCGAGATACGGATCTCGGGCGAGGACGATCTCTCGGTACGGGTGGTGCGCAGTTCTACCGGCACGATCGAGGTACCCGAACTCGGGATCACGGTGAATCCCGGGCCGGCGTCGGAGGGGTTCATCACCAATGTCGAGGGGGTGCTCGACCGGATCGAGGACGCACTCGATATCGCCCTGAAGACGGCCGACACCGAGGAAAGGGATCGGGCCCTCTCGATCAAGGCGCAGATCGAGGCGGTCAAGCGCGGCGAGGAGAGCATCACCCTGGTCATCGACGACCCCTCGGGCAACTCCGCAATCATCAGAAACCCGAAAGACGCCGGAGCCGCTCGGGACGAAGAACAGGCAGGGCAGACCTCGCCCTGA
- the sepF gene encoding cell division protein SepF, with the protein MGKFLDSIMGKSAPAHQDDYMELDLASYEGTASDEPASMLVKVAQISDIKDTPRVKDEVYNGNVVIVDISRLKLDKIMYERVLKDLREVANDVNGDIIGLGDQHYVIVTPMSVKISRERIGGA; encoded by the coding sequence ATGGGTAAATTTCTCGATTCCATCATGGGCAAGAGCGCTCCTGCACATCAGGACGACTATATGGAACTGGATCTGGCATCGTACGAGGGTACGGCCAGCGACGAGCCCGCATCGATGCTTGTGAAAGTCGCCCAGATATCCGATATCAAGGACACCCCCCGCGTGAAGGACGAGGTTTACAACGGCAATGTTGTCATCGTCGACATATCCCGGCTGAAACTTGACAAGATCATGTACGAGCGGGTCTTAAAAGACCTCAGGGAGGTCGCAAACGACGTCAACGGCGATATCATCGGCCTCGGAGACCAGCATTACGTCATCGTCACCCCCATGTCCGTGAAGATCTCCCGCGAGAGGATCGGAGGAGCGTAG